The Thermosynechococcus sp. CL-1 genomic interval CAGCACCTAATGGCTGAGGTTCTGGAACAGGGCGATCGCCTGACAACAACAGTCTCCGATCGCATTGACCGCATTGTACTCAACCGCTGGTTGGGAATTCCCATTTTCTTGGCCGTCATGTACTTGATGTTTCTCATCTCAATTAATGTGGGGGGTGCCTTTATTGACTTTTTTGATATTGGTGTCGGAACGCTGGTTGTGGGTTGGCCAACCCAAGTGCTGCAAACATTCAATGCCCCCGGTTGGCTCATTGGTCTTCTGGCAGAGGGGGTGGGGGGCGGTATCCAAACAACGGCAACATTTATTCCTCAAATTGGCTTGCTCTTTATTTTTCTCACACTTCTTGAAGATTCTGGTTATTTAGCACGGGCGGCCTTTGTCATGGATCGGTTGATGCGCTGGCTCGGCTTACCCGGTAAGTCCTTTGTACCAATGATGGTTTCCTTTGGCTGCAATATCCCCGGCATTATGGCCACCCGCACACTCGAGAATCGGCGCGATCGCCTGATGACGATTTTGATGAATCCCTTTATGTCCTGTGGTGCCCGCCTACCGGTCTATGCCCTGTTTGTTGCTGCTTTCTTCCCCCGCAACGGCCAAAATATCGTGTTTTTGCTTTATGTGGTGGGAATTGCCGCAGCCATCTTCACGGGATTCTTGATGAAGCGCACCCTCTTTCAAGGAGAGATTGCTCCGTTTGTAATGGAGTTGCCCCCCTACCGTTTACCCACCTTCAGAGGGGTACTGCTGCGGGCTTGGGAGCGGCTAAAAACCTTTCTTAGTCGAGCAGGCAAGATGATTGTCATCCTTGTCGTCATTCTCGGACTGCTCAACTCTGTCGGCACCGATGGTCGCTTTGGCCAAAAGGATAGTACTCAATCGATTTTGAGCGCCTTTAGTCGCCAAATTACGCCGATTTTCTCGCCAATGGGGATTCAGTCCGACAACTGGCCAGCAACCGTGGGACTCTTTACGGGGATCTTTGCCAAGGAAGTGATGGTGGGAACGATGGATGCCCTCTATACAGAGTTAGCTCGCCAAGAAGCTCAAAGCACTGAAGCTGGGGATACACCAGAAGAACCCTTTTCAGTTTGGGGGGGATTGCAGGAAGCGGTGCTCAGCATTCCCAAAAATCTCAGTGAGCTGGGGCAACGGGTGCTTGATCCTTTAGGGTTTCATGTGTTGCAAGAGGCAGATAACTCCGAAGCAGCAGCTGAACTTCAGAGCGTGCACTACACAACATTTGGCCAGATGGCACAACGGTTTGGCACGACAACGGCAGCGATCGCCTTCCTGCTCTTTGTTTTGCTCTACTTTCCCTGTGTATCGGCCACTGCCGCCGTCTATCGAGAAACCAATTTGGGCTGGACCATCTTTGTAGCGGCTTGGACAACGGGATTGGCCTACTGGGTCGCCACTGCTTACTACCAACTTATGACCTTTGCGGCGCATCCGATGTTCTCGTTGATTTGGTTACTGGCTCTAGGGGTAGTGATGGGGATGGTAATCATGGCCTTGAAATATTGGGGCGATCGCCAGCGGTTTTCCTCGCCACAGGGGACATGATTATGCTCTTACAACTACAGGACTATATTCAGAAGCACCACGTGGTTTCCTTGGAAGAATTGGTTGCCCATTTTCAGGTACCGCCAGCGATGATTGAACTGATCCTTAGCCAACTCATCCGCAAAGGACGGGTGAAAAAAATCATCCCTAGCCACTGTGGCGGCTGTTATCAGTGTGGCTCTTACCCTCTTGAACTTTACGAATGGAGAATCAACAATGCTATCCCAAGCAATGACCAACCGGCTCAATGAGCAAATCAACCTTGAGATT includes:
- the feoB gene encoding Fe(2+) transporter permease subunit FeoB, with product MAATIALIGNPNCGKTTIFNGLTGANQRVGNWPGVTVERKEGRYRDRDITVQVVDLPGVYALDAEDSTGLDEQIARKFLLAGEYDLVVNILDAANLERNFYLTSQLLDLGVPFILVLNMMDVARAAKIKMDIPALSQRLGLPVLPFCAKQQQHFAQLRQTIRTALAAPPVSSVSVPQPSVIEEAIADLLTQGLKNRAQALAWLQYIESVPNDVVAPLRQWRERIHQTLGEDIDLVIADSRYGWIQHLMAEVLEQGDRLTTTVSDRIDRIVLNRWLGIPIFLAVMYLMFLISINVGGAFIDFFDIGVGTLVVGWPTQVLQTFNAPGWLIGLLAEGVGGGIQTTATFIPQIGLLFIFLTLLEDSGYLARAAFVMDRLMRWLGLPGKSFVPMMVSFGCNIPGIMATRTLENRRDRLMTILMNPFMSCGARLPVYALFVAAFFPRNGQNIVFLLYVVGIAAAIFTGFLMKRTLFQGEIAPFVMELPPYRLPTFRGVLLRAWERLKTFLSRAGKMIVILVVILGLLNSVGTDGRFGQKDSTQSILSAFSRQITPIFSPMGIQSDNWPATVGLFTGIFAKEVMVGTMDALYTELARQEAQSTEAGDTPEEPFSVWGGLQEAVLSIPKNLSELGQRVLDPLGFHVLQEADNSEAAAELQSVHYTTFGQMAQRFGTTTAAIAFLLFVLLYFPCVSATAAVYRETNLGWTIFVAAWTTGLAYWVATAYYQLMTFAAHPMFSLIWLLALGVVMGMVIMALKYWGDRQRFSSPQGT
- a CDS encoding FeoC-like transcriptional regulator, encoding MLLQLQDYIQKHHVVSLEELVAHFQVPPAMIELILSQLIRKGRVKKIIPSHCGGCYQCGSYPLELYEWRINNAIPSNDQPAQ